Proteins from a genomic interval of Chroococcidiopsis thermalis PCC 7203:
- a CDS encoding IS701 family transposase: METLLAHAQGLVYTLLDLMPSHYQRDSLQALLGLFLQAQGHPLPQQCKTKSASALSRFLNVYPWSTRRLIRSTRSFVLQQILSQPRIGRRPILQVIIDLTTLEKRGKFKLLDGLVRVFHSKRGLHLVVMYLVVGQWRVPWNFRVYRGKNHSSPAQLGLRLVQSLPSLLSQHFQLMILVDTAFGSAEFLHGIRKLKYHAIAGVRCDRKLQDGRNVKQLCRRGQQVRLVKLKFPVSLSWYYLKRDDGRLEKRFVLSTKPLKASTINYWGKKRWQIEGWFKTAKHRFGLDQFGQGTLLGVYRWLVLSLLAYLLAHWAYLSTASTDSPDWGKAAQLALEALLPQLVVLLLLLESKRLTPLARSLGFDIQITCCKI; the protein is encoded by the coding sequence ATGGAAACCCTTCTTGCCCACGCCCAAGGGCTAGTCTACACCCTACTTGATTTGATGCCGAGCCACTATCAACGAGATAGCCTACAAGCCTTGCTGGGATTATTTTTACAAGCTCAAGGACATCCTCTGCCCCAACAATGCAAAACTAAATCAGCCAGTGCCTTAAGTCGGTTTCTCAACGTCTACCCCTGGTCAACTCGTCGGCTGATTCGTAGTACCCGCTCCTTTGTCCTGCAGCAAATTCTGTCACAGCCACGAATTGGACGTAGACCCATCTTACAAGTCATCATCGACTTAACCACCCTAGAAAAACGCGGCAAGTTCAAGCTGTTGGATGGATTAGTGCGAGTCTTCCATAGCAAACGTGGGCTACACCTAGTCGTGATGTATCTAGTAGTGGGTCAATGGCGCGTGCCGTGGAATTTTCGAGTTTACCGAGGGAAAAATCATTCCTCACCAGCACAGTTGGGGCTACGACTTGTACAAAGCTTACCTTCATTGCTGAGTCAACACTTTCAGCTCATGATTTTAGTAGATACAGCCTTTGGTAGTGCCGAATTTTTACATGGTATACGTAAATTAAAATATCACGCCATTGCCGGAGTACGCTGTGACCGCAAGCTACAAGATGGGCGCAATGTTAAGCAACTATGCAGGCGGGGACAACAAGTGCGACTGGTAAAATTAAAGTTTCCAGTTTCACTGTCTTGGTACTATCTCAAGCGTGACGACGGTAGGCTGGAAAAGCGCTTTGTCCTCTCTACCAAACCACTTAAAGCTAGTACTATCAATTACTGGGGCAAAAAGCGTTGGCAGATTGAGGGATGGTTCAAAACTGCTAAACATCGGTTTGGATTAGACCAATTTGGTCAGGGCACATTGCTAGGTGTCTACCGTTGGCTGGTATTGTCACTTTTAGCTTATTTGTTAGCACATTGGGCTTATTTGTCTACTGCATCTACCGACTCACCTGATTGGGGTAAGGCGGCTCAACTGGCACTTGAAGCATTACTGCCTCAACTAGTGGTGTTGCTCCTGCTGCTGGAGAGCAAACGCCTCACACCCCTAGCACGCTCCCTTGGTTTTGACATTCAAATCACTTGCTGCAAGATCTGA
- a CDS encoding type 1 glutamine amidotransferase domain-containing protein, with product MKILILMTNSATLTLSTGEKHASGFWAEEFVLPYQIFKQEGYEVDVATIGGLTPSVDKTSIDPNFMPYVRPAGSQVNDSEQAREFIKFIEASSDLKKPLNLDDFTKAQVAAYDGIFLSGGHGAMQDMPKSDAMTQLFRWAIELDKPIAAVCHGGSGILALRTPEGRWPFEGYRMTCFSHEEELVTPIAGMLPFILQFEIERLGGIYEKANVIWGSHVVEDRNLVTGQNPYSSDAVAKAFAKKLNKVKVPA from the coding sequence ATGAAGATTCTCATACTAATGACCAACTCAGCTACTCTCACCCTATCAACTGGAGAGAAACATGCTTCGGGATTTTGGGCTGAGGAGTTTGTCCTCCCTTATCAGATCTTTAAACAAGAGGGATATGAAGTTGATGTAGCAACCATAGGTGGTCTTACGCCAAGCGTGGATAAAACCAGCATCGATCCGAACTTCATGCCATACGTCAGACCAGCAGGATCGCAGGTCAATGACTCCGAGCAAGCCAGAGAGTTTATCAAGTTTATTGAGGCATCATCCGATCTCAAAAAACCCCTGAATTTGGATGACTTTACTAAAGCACAAGTCGCTGCCTACGATGGTATTTTCCTGAGTGGAGGTCATGGTGCGATGCAGGATATGCCGAAATCAGATGCGATGACACAACTCTTCCGTTGGGCGATCGAGTTGGACAAGCCAATAGCAGCTGTTTGCCACGGAGGAAGCGGAATTTTAGCGCTGAGAACCCCCGAAGGTCGCTGGCCGTTTGAGGGCTACCGCATGACCTGCTTCTCCCACGAAGAAGAACTAGTGACACCAATAGCAGGGATGCTACCCTTCATACTACAGTTTGAGATAGAGCGGTTGGGTGGTATTTACGAGAAAGCTAATGTTATCTGGGGTTCGCACGTAGTAGAAGACCGCAACCTTGTCACGGGACAGAATCCTTATTCCTCTGATGCGGTAGCTAAAGCCTTTGCTAAGAAATTAAACAAAGTTAAAGTTCCAGCCTAG
- a CDS encoding NAD(P)/FAD-dependent oxidoreductase, whose protein sequence is MSQSTLRTAIVGSGFTGLFTALYLSHLGYKGQIILIDRSERFVFKPLLFEFLNGQMDANQVWPQYEELLQGSGVTFVQDTVEQIDLAGRKIELASGLHYTYTHLVLAVGSTVGYFGTPGAEAYSFPFRSGLDVLALRQHLRQSLQRASQIEDSQLRQKLLTIAIIGAGPTGVELANTLADLLPNWYATLGGNPHEIRLVLMNRSQNILSGDVNACLRETAYAALQKHVVPVELLTGAAVTALDSGKVEYTRDDQPAVLEAETMIWTAGTAINPLVKKLPIPDEQRDKQGRPFVTPALNLVGYPEVFAGGDCVTLLKPEPALAQVAYQQAKAIARNLVAVSAGEKPKASRIFLRGTLMKLGTQEAAAEIFNKHEVKGRIGHAIRQLTYLEMLPTPVHNLKVTTEWLSEEVFHHAKNLV, encoded by the coding sequence ATGAGCCAATCAACGCTGCGAACTGCGATCGTGGGTAGTGGTTTTACTGGATTGTTTACTGCCCTTTACCTGAGTCATCTAGGCTATAAGGGTCAGATAATTTTGATCGATCGCTCCGAGCGTTTTGTTTTTAAGCCCTTGCTATTTGAATTTCTCAACGGGCAGATGGATGCAAACCAGGTTTGGCCCCAATACGAGGAACTACTTCAAGGAAGTGGCGTGACGTTCGTGCAAGACACCGTTGAACAGATTGACTTAGCCGGACGCAAGATCGAACTGGCTTCTGGCTTGCATTATACCTACACTCATCTCGTGCTTGCTGTAGGAAGCACAGTGGGATACTTTGGAACTCCAGGAGCTGAAGCATACTCTTTCCCATTTCGCAGCGGGCTGGATGTCCTCGCCCTACGTCAGCATTTACGCCAGTCTCTACAACGCGCCAGCCAAATTGAAGATTCCCAGTTGCGCCAAAAATTACTGACAATTGCTATCATCGGTGCAGGTCCAACGGGTGTCGAACTGGCAAATACACTGGCGGATTTGTTGCCTAACTGGTATGCCACGTTGGGAGGCAATCCTCACGAGATCCGGCTAGTGTTGATGAATCGCAGTCAAAATATTCTCTCTGGTGATGTGAATGCTTGTTTGCGCGAGACTGCTTATGCTGCTCTACAAAAGCATGTCGTTCCAGTTGAACTATTGACTGGAGCTGCTGTCACTGCTCTAGATTCAGGCAAGGTGGAGTATACTCGCGACGACCAACCTGCCGTGCTTGAAGCTGAAACGATGATTTGGACGGCAGGTACAGCCATCAATCCGCTAGTCAAAAAACTCCCGATTCCCGACGAGCAGCGCGACAAGCAAGGTCGTCCCTTCGTCACGCCAGCCCTTAACCTAGTCGGCTATCCAGAAGTTTTTGCTGGAGGCGACTGCGTGACATTGCTCAAGCCTGAGCCAGCTCTGGCACAGGTTGCCTATCAACAGGCGAAGGCGATCGCCCGTAACCTAGTTGCTGTTTCAGCAGGTGAGAAACCCAAGGCTAGTCGCATATTCTTGCGCGGAACGTTGATGAAACTGGGTACGCAAGAGGCTGCTGCCGAAATATTTAACAAGCACGAAGTTAAAGGTAGGATAGGTCATGCAATCCGTCAACTAACATACCTGGAGATGCTGCCTACACCAGTCCACAATTTAAAAGTCACTACTGAATGGCTCAGCGAAGAAGTGTTTCATCACGCTAAAAATTTGGTTTGA
- a CDS encoding GMC oxidoreductase, whose translation MVHKLHKNDESVEALVIGSGFGGAVAALRLGQAGINTVVLERGRRWQITPAQNTFATPHNPDGRAAWLSPATIFGQPIDVHTGVMETLVEDGIIVLNGAGVGGGSLVYNSIIYQPIPELFQKVFPGSISYDEMDTVYYPRVHSILQPSPIPPDILNTIYYDTTRLFIQHATQAGFRNHLLELAVDWNIVREEINGTKVQSTIVGDHWWGINSGAKKSLDRNYLSQAEKTGFVEILPLHVAVEIAETPEAGYRVSCHQINESGEVVEQKSFRCRYLFLAAGSMGTSKLLVKAKATGSLPRLNDYVGKFWSSNGDTIATRSNLPPVSGKGGPAGAVLENFDDLDRPIVLINLENWASPEGTQQCLGLGLPSQSGTFTYDASTDSVKLHYPRETQLMVDTEKTYKTLDSKNAISTKTPMTEMKFYTPTTTNRPAPETDVVITAHPLGGAVLGKACDDYGQVSGYRGLYVVDGALIPGSTGCTNPAYTIAALAERCMDRIIADIH comes from the coding sequence ATGGTTCATAAACTACATAAAAATGATGAGTCTGTAGAAGCTCTTGTTATCGGTAGTGGTTTTGGTGGAGCCGTTGCAGCTTTACGCTTGGGACAAGCAGGCATCAATACAGTAGTGCTAGAGCGAGGTCGTCGTTGGCAAATTACGCCTGCCCAAAATACTTTTGCTACTCCCCATAATCCTGATGGTCGAGCCGCTTGGCTTAGTCCAGCAACTATATTCGGACAGCCAATCGACGTACACACAGGTGTGATGGAAACCTTAGTTGAAGATGGAATTATTGTTTTAAATGGTGCTGGAGTTGGCGGCGGGTCATTAGTTTACAACAGTATTATTTATCAACCCATTCCTGAGTTATTCCAGAAGGTTTTTCCTGGTTCGATTAGTTATGATGAAATGGATACAGTTTATTACCCTCGCGTCCATTCAATTTTACAGCCTTCGCCAATTCCTCCAGATATTTTAAATACTATTTACTATGATACGACGCGGCTATTTATTCAACATGCTACTCAAGCAGGATTCCGCAATCATCTACTAGAATTAGCCGTTGATTGGAATATAGTCCGGGAAGAAATTAACGGAACAAAAGTACAGTCTACTATTGTCGGAGACCATTGGTGGGGTATCAATAGCGGCGCTAAAAAAAGCTTGGATCGCAATTACTTATCCCAAGCAGAAAAAACTGGTTTCGTAGAAATACTTCCTCTACATGTAGCAGTAGAGATTGCTGAAACCCCTGAAGCTGGTTACCGGGTTTCATGTCATCAAATAAATGAATCAGGAGAGGTTGTCGAACAAAAATCTTTTCGCTGTCGCTATTTGTTTTTAGCAGCTGGGTCTATGGGAACTTCTAAACTTTTGGTCAAAGCTAAAGCAACAGGCTCATTACCTAGACTAAATGACTACGTTGGTAAATTTTGGAGTTCTAATGGCGATACCATTGCTACTCGTTCAAATTTACCACCTGTATCTGGTAAAGGAGGACCCGCAGGTGCAGTGTTAGAAAACTTCGATGACCTCGATCGCCCGATAGTACTGATAAATCTTGAAAATTGGGCTAGTCCTGAAGGAACGCAACAGTGTCTTGGTTTAGGTCTACCCTCACAAAGTGGAACCTTCACGTATGATGCGTCTACAGATTCTGTCAAGTTACACTATCCCCGAGAAACTCAACTCATGGTAGATACAGAAAAAACCTACAAAACTCTTGACAGTAAAAATGCCATTTCTACCAAAACACCCATGACGGAAATGAAATTTTATACTCCCACAACCACAAACCGACCCGCTCCTGAAACTGATGTCGTTATCACTGCCCATCCACTGGGGGGAGCAGTTCTAGGAAAAGCGTGCGATGACTACGGGCAAGTATCTGGTTATCGAGGACTTTATGTCGTCGATGGTGCGCTGATTCCTGGCTCTACAGGATGTACAAATCCTGCATACACGATCGCCGCTTTAGCAGAACGCTGTATGGATCGAATCATCGCAGATATTCACTAA